The Meriones unguiculatus strain TT.TT164.6M chromosome 13 unlocalized genomic scaffold, Bangor_MerUng_6.1 Chr13_unordered_Scaffold_33, whole genome shotgun sequence DNA segment aaagactctgcaaggtaaTTTATACTGTTCCTCCTTCCAAGTTGTGAAgtttccccagagtccatcattaGCTTAGACCAGGCATTTGGGcctcaggactctggcagatcctctactggaggatgagagatcaggtgtctcagacagcacaaaccatctcagctctgcccttccattctaggggcagacagagccttagcctggtaaagtagtagtttaataaatgtttccactctcccagggtacatgtttattttacacgtcacagggtcctgcatgtacatacttcattaccctctcactgtccaatgcagccatctctacctcacagctgagaattcctcCAGGACCCCTCAATCCaacacaaacagtaacaacaactgaagcctaaaggacctatgaatttgaaagaaaggagtggtaTATGGaaggtgaataaaaaaataagaattaagtgacatgactctaggtatggtggggagaaagtttattatagagagaaaggcacctgtgagccatgtgaggagagggaggagaggaaaggggtacGCCAAAAATGAGattatgacagtaaataatagatgaaatagagcaggtaaccaaatcgggtagataaaagagagaagggcagctgggttaagggcccgagccctgggctagagggcagtgtatgccagccatagcCTGTAACCAGGTAGGGACTCAgcgatgctgggcaaacctggtagctaattctgctttgaactgttaaataggcacctcagccatttgtccccggatttgagtcttaacagtgcccaggtcgccacatccagtgtgttcacagtccatcccacttctaacaggTGGGactgagatagctcagcattcctaaggccaggacaaaggacctcacaagcagctgatggctgccggtttccatccagcccgggaaggaccaaccacaccagctcctgctgttcagcctcctactccaccaccacgttggcggcggcggccacacactcaccatgtcacCACTTTgaagtcgcctgaaatcccctcacaggacccagcagctgacatcagaccactggatgccaaacactccgaagagctcagcttccaatgtgaacctgcaacaaaccgccaggaaaaaccctccccttcctctgattacaggcctcccctggaagtcctgattggccagtgagtcttgagcgacatgagcacctcccctaggctcacagtgtactgaagagacaaagcatagtgcttccttgcccaggaggaatgaatgcgTGTTTGCTAATTACAAAAGCAATGAGGACCTGGCTTAGGGAAGAAGCTGACTCGGGAGAAGCCTATGCTCCACGCAGACACCTTGGATacatgacttgaactttgggtccatatgtggagaatcagggccaccCCTTTTCCAAATTTGtggagatttctttgtcagtagatttgtgcctgttgtctaatagcctacccttctgtcttccagcactcaggaatcacttccccttctcctcctcctgaaatcAAGGTGGATAGTTTGAACAACCCATTACTCATCTTTCAGtggagtgaaccatctgtccacaggaggaaggctgccaaaaatgctgacaattaaagagaaattttaggaaagcaaatgacATTGTTATCGTGTGCCTTTacagtggggtcagtgaaactgcagctacttttcacctggtaggtatcagacaaccctgggagaaaagcaaaaacaaacaaacaaacaaaataccaaaacaacaacaacaacaaaaccccatgtgttatacaatttagagcaggcatgtcttcctcttgagaaggttagttctttTTTCTGATTCGTGAATACCTGCactctagaacacacaaatgtccaatcaggacatttattgatcatctataattgactacctcacttcatattgttaatgtcaactactTTCAAAGCaagaaagcttcctccctcttcttgctcatccatttcagtgctgtgactacaaaagcTCCAACACcggtcagttatctcacttcttacACAGTTCCTTCTTCATTTGCAAGGCTCTAATAAAGGCCAGAAAGGTTGGAAGACTCTCATTCACTGGCCTACTTTTTCGTCTCACTGACCAATCAAGGCCCAGCCTGGAAGGAGTTTTAGGACTGTCTTCTCAGTACTGGGAAGCAGACACATGTCTGGGTGTTCTAGGCAATTTTCAGTTAAATAGCATGAGACAACGTTAAGTAGTTAAGTAGGAGACAATGTTCTATACAGAAATCAATAATACACTACACTTAAGagtgtaaaaaaaataacatggtaAGGCCCAAGAAACACTAGAgactaaaaaaataatagaaggttagagctatgatgcatttaaagaaaatccaattcaaagagaaaaaaacaatagttacaattttgaaaagatgaatcaaggtgaaaaatgcatagctatgctgaccttgagaaagttcaggTCATTGCCTGGTAGAAAGCATGTCATTAATATGACATCActaagacatgtgtatgtgtctatagaGCAGCAAGGCCTaccacagaaagagaaacactgatacaaaacccaaaaagaaaaaaagagaggcagTTCCTACAGGAACTTAGTCCTTACCAAAAAGAAAGTGGCTCTTTAACACAAGaaagcttctcaaagccagaccTTCCTAGCCATGAAGAGAAGCTAAATCCCTTTAGAAAAGTCTCTTGCCGGCAAGCCAGGGGAGCAATCACTTTTGGACCCAATAATATTGAGAGTTGGGAGAGGTGAGAGTCCtgtgagggaggcagaaaaaagctcctccttggaagcaggagccaaagaCAAATTGAGAATCCTCAAATCCATCAACTGGTGAAGTCtagaagggaagctgggtctaagaaagtaaTATCCTTAGGAAAAGATTTTGATATTGAGGATGATTTTCTGTGTTGAAAAGGGAGgaagacacagtgacacagtACTTCTAGATTCCatttgcctttatttctcttatcatagaaataatttatttcactGATGATTATGGTCttgtatatcctctttgggagagatcaggataagacagacttggagaaggaagagactgagaaattatatgctaaattaaaggccatagaacagaggCTGGAGGAATGTTTGAATCAAAATAGGGAGCCTTCAGAGAACTTCAAtttggaattaaaataaaaacaaaagaggtaGCTTCAGATGAGGAAAATCTACAAAGGCTTAAAGAAATTGCAGAAAGGCAGTCCATTGACACGCTGGATAGTAAAGCTTCAACTAGATTCCAACTTATTCACACTGGGTATTATATATGTATTGTCAATGTTCAACTATGAGGTGAAAAGTAGCTACAGTTTAGCGGAccccagtgtgaagtcacagaacaatctcattttctttcctgaaatctttctaaattgttagtattttgggTAGCCTTTTTCCTGTGGACAGACTGtttactccactgcaagttgagtaATGGATTGTTCAAGCTATTCACCTTgatttcaggaggaggagaaggggaagtgattcctgagtgctggaagacagaagggtaggctattaggcaacaggcacaagtctactgacaaatctctgcagatctggaaaaggtgtggccctgattctccacatatggacccaaagttcaaCTCATGGATCCAAGGTATCTTCCTGGAGCATAGGTTTCTCCAGAGTCAGCTTCTTCCCTAAGGCAGGTCCTCATTGCttttgtaattagcaaacatgcattgaTTCttctgggccaggaagcactatgatttgtctcttcagtacactgtgaccctaggggaggtgctcatgtcgctcaagactcactggccaatcaggacttccagacgaatccggtactcagaggaagaggaaggatctTCCTggtgccaggtttcaggttccCTTTGGAAGCTGAGCTGTCTGGAATGTTCGGCATGCTgtagtctgagctcagctgctggttcttgtgaggggatttcaggcgacttccaaagcaGTGACATGGTGAGTGTTTGGCCGCCGCCGCCAACGtggtggtggagcaggaggctgagcagcaggagctggtgtggttggtcgttcctgggctggatggaaaccggcagccatcagctgcttgtgaggtcctttgtcctggccttaggaatgctgagctcactgagtcccacgtgttagaagtgggatggactgtgaccagactGGATATGgtgacctgggcactgttaagactcaaatcctgggacaaatggctgaggtgcctatttaacaattcagagcagaattagctaccaggtttgcccagcatcgcCTAGTCCCTACCTGTTTATAGGACATGGCTGGCATATACTGCCCTCTAGCCCAAGactcgggcccttaacccagctgcccttctttctgttatctacgcaatttggttacctgctctatttcatctatgATTTCCTGTCATAGTCTCATGGTTTGGcatgcccctctcctctcctctcctccctgtcctcacatggctcacaggtCTGTTCACCTTGAGCTCTCCCAGATGTTCCGGCCTGTGGgtgtgcctttctagggataataaactttctccccaccatacctaggaagcgTCAtatcacttaatttttattttctcattcacctcccatttgccAATCCTCTCTTTCAAATTCCAAGCTCCTTTAtgcttcagttgttgttactgtttgcatttgactgaggggtgctgcaggaattctcagctgtgagttAGAGATGGCTGCACTGGATACTGAAAGGgtaatgaaatatatacatgcaggaccctgtgacttgtaaaataaacatgtgccctgggagagtggaaaaaTTTACTAAACTACTACTTTACCaggctaaggctctgtctgcTCCTAGAATGGAAGCACAGAGCTAAGATGGTTTGTGCTATCTGAGACACCAGATCTatcatcctccagtagaggatctgccagagtcgTGAGGCCCAAACGCCTGGTCTAATCTAATGATAGACTCAGGGGAAACTTCAAAACTTGGAAGCAGGAACAGTATAAAGTACCTAGCAGAGTCTTTCCAATATTCTTCTCTGGTTCTTCTAtagtgatcaatatccaggaccacaagctatgccatggagaccatggggttcTTTTTTGCCAGTACCAGAAAAGCTGGtttgctgagctaggagagtcccatgtgttagaagtgggatggactctgagccagtatgtatgtggtgcgcTGGGCAGAGGCCTGTGCCCTGTCAGCCTTTCTGACTGTGGattccctggagaggaggagattCTACAGCTCTGTCCTGTAAGAGAAACTTTTATTATTATCCTCTTATATTCGTCCCTAGGGCTTAGTAATGTCTTTTGTGAGTCTTTTGAGGTCTGTGTATGTCActaaggaagatcttttctagttgcatccatttgcctgcaaatttcatgatttccctgtttttaatggctgggtagtagtCAATTGTGTAAATATcatcagtttctttacccattcttccgttgagaggcatagagattgtttccagtttttggttagtagaaataatgctgctatgagcatggttgagggaatgtccttgttggatggtggagcaagtttcaggtgtgtgcccaggtATAGCTGGGTATTTCGGTGggtcttttcccagttttctgagaaagtgccagattgatttccaaagtggttatataaatttgctccCCTTCCAGAAATGGAGTAGTGTTCCCTTTtctgcacatccttgccagcatgtgttgctacttgagtttttggccatagtcattctcacaaatgtaagatggagtctcacagacagttttgatttgcatttccctgatgagtaaggatgttgagtaaTTTTTACAGTgtttatgcactgttgagaattctctatcccTGTGTCCTATTACTAATTGGATTATTTTATCTGTTGGTtcttaatttcttgatttctttaacataattctggatattagccctttgtcagatagagggtggtgaagaccttttctcaatctgtacatagcttttgagattcaagatgttccatttgttaattgtagatcttagagccagCCCagcaggtgttctgttcaggaagttgtctcttgtaccagtgagttcaaatgtgttacccactttctcctcttgcaCATTTCAGGAATCTGGCTTTATAGTTTTTGTTCcatttgaacttgagttttgtgcagggtgagaaatatggatctgttgCTTTTTTCTAGATATGGACATGTATttggagcagcactatttgttaaagatactctctttttccattttatagttTTGGCTCCTTTATCAAAAGGCaattgtgcataggtgtgtggatttatttctgggtctttgatttgtttccattgatcaaccagcctatttctatgccagtaccatgcagtttttattactattgctattagtatatcttgaagtcaggtatggagatacctccactaGTTCATCTCCGGATTCTGGAATAGTCTTATGTATGATGAAATCTGTCCAGGAGAACacaaatgggttctggctttgagatgtagccacacagtagtgggtattttgAAGTAAgggcacaggcacaggtgacctgaaggaTGAGACTTGGGAAGAGATATCTTGAAGGTGCTgtttagtttttggtttgtttgtttgtttttaagaagcaaaatattgctttggaatgaaatgagcaggaatgccacaatttaagctaaGGAAAGAatacaaaatgtgacatgaggttttttttttttttcaactaggaattatatttcatATTGCTTAGAGCAACACTGAAggttttcctttttcaaatacctactttattcaTTGTTCTTCAGtacctctaccttccttccaccCACCGCCCTttgttaggagagaaaaaagtTAGTACGGACAAGGAATGCATATCTCTGACTTCTTAATGCTGATAAgagtcattgggttctttagtgcaataCCTGAGCCATCGCTTCAGcactttatttggattcttaaacctatacctcccttacaacccttattccttccaaaacccccaattggtaaaggagagagaatgctagaggggaaagaaatataGATCTCTTTAACTGCTTCCGGTGGATTAGGGTGGTCATGATCTTTGGGGCAACACCggttagtcaccaggatatccagcagcccaacaaaccagcaatgacagagtagcagtgtgggtgaacagcatcaggaagagcagcaccTTCTTTATTCTTCAAAGACCCAGGGCTCTCTCATGGCTCtggcatgtgtaccctctccagaagactcagaattaaactatgtgcaggtggcaaaaccacaagcctgctagagcacgagacaatcataactAAGAGCtatggacaaactgaagcagcctcgtGCTCCACTCATggagttaaaagaaaaacacattcacataacatgagtgggattttaaagaatcAAATATTCTTAATACAATTACTGATTTTATAATTTGATATATTCtctcttttagttaatttgattAGAGTTTGTCCATCTCGTAAAttttttcaaaaacccaaacctttctcttttggattctttatcatctctttctatttttttttttatttctgttctcagtttgataatttcttgatctctactccttttgtgtgcttACATATTTTCCTTCTAGACATTTCAGATCATCTGTTACATGGATGGTATGAATGTTCTACAgtctttatgtaggcactttgtgctatgaaatttcctcttagtatcacttttcattcctcattattttccatgagtttgcatgtgatatgtaattattttttatgaattttatacttttcaaatttttctttctgtttgaaaccattttttttttccattggtcgaaaattattcacttttcatgagtttgtaaacTTTGTGTCctttctgatgctatatatatCCAGCCTTAAGCCAGGGTAGTCTGTTGGGATACAGGATGTTACTTCAATTTGTTACTTCAATTTGTTCTTAGGACATTGTGTCTGAATATGTGGTCAATTATAGAGGATGTTTCTTGAAATGATGAgaagatatattcctttatgtttctgtaaaaagttttgtaattttcagatagttagtccctgctgtggtaatatagttgagctcaggtggtgacatgTGCCTGAGTGTTCTTGAGTCTATTCCTAAACTGGTGCTAGGTACCTGGGTTTGGGACAATTATAAGACTAAGTGCTGATCTaatgtgtgggagttttgttcttggggttctgttagcactctgaagtttcagaaagtatgttggatgagtgttgctattttaatgacctgcttggctaggGTGTTCATGTTTGCTGGATGGTATGGAGGGGAAGGAGCCACACGTGTTCAGTTGCAGCACTagagaagatcctgagaattgggtttgtggtaacaaagatattggggaagatccCCAGTATACCACCTCCATGCCAGCATGGCCTAGCATGTGCTATTGTGCTGATCCACAACCacctttatgttttaatatttgccagaAAATATATTCTTAGTGTCAGGATGTCATGTATTCGTGATATAAACACTGCCTGAGACTTCTGAGTCATTATATttcaggtgtgtgacattcttcctgccacttgttcttgttttgagtttttaactgggtgaatatgagtagtattttACCTGTATGTGTAACTCTGCAactcttgtgtacctggtcctcacaatagtcagaagatggcctcagaacttcagaatttggggtaatgggtggttgtgagcctccatgtaagcACTGGCATTTTACCCAATTTATATCcagaccaacaagagcttttcattgctgatccacctcaactgccGTATGTTGCTTGTTAATGCCCAACTATTCcagtactaatgttttcatctgtccatttgtgccTGTTTGAACATGCATTCTCATTCATATTAGAGTTTAAACTGGGACAGTTCAGGTTTCTctaagatagatacagaaatgttgtgaatatataattccttgtaggaacttcagaaataccatggagttcattatatctttcttatttgaatgattgtggtggattcaggtcttgaatgtacctctggatgtcataaaacttgtttcagaggctgggctggcctctgactcaatgagatacacatacctctgcctcttgagtgctggaattaaagtcatgaaCAAGTAAATCCTGCTTGCCcctaatttttgtagttagtaatgtgcatacaatttctgtgatctgcCTTCTGTACTTTTCATCTACTTGCTTGTCTTGCTTTATGCCTGTCAATTTTCATATCTCTGGAAAGGCTgcattctattcaaaggttgcagaaatgaggtgaacctcctcatttagttttcttctaaaatgatttGGTGAGTATATTGTAACTTCTGGTTCAggagatgtcagggaagcaccagaattatatgaacaTATTGTCAATGAATTAtgcatttacactgttgtcaccattgtgctttctgctatactcatgtgtgggatcatttagaattcaattacctatgctgatgtgaatgtgaacttcactcgggaagagtgggccttgcagaatccttcccagaagagtctctacaaagatgtgatgatagagacctgcaagcaccttacagccataggtaagacagtgaattttctttcactattaaggtaaagtgttgttattgttgtttgtttttattgatgctCTTATATAATTTCAATTAGAATCAGGATGATTGAGGtgaaaaatcaggcatgtttctgagatttactgaacacagtaacagaaaatttaCCTCTCTTTCAATAATATATCACACACTTTCTGGtacatattttaggctacaattgggaagaccataatatggAAGAACATTATCAACCTTTTAGAAGTtatggaaggtaattatttcATGAAAGTTGATATAAATATTCCTGtgaaattaattttcaaagatgatttatttattcattatttatacgtCATTCTGCCTGcactatttatacattattctacccaattttctttgcaggattgaaagaagacatatttatgagaaacACTATGAATGTACacagtatggtaaagccttttcccaacacAGTGGTATCCTAATGcacagaagaacacatactggagaaaaaccctttgaatgtaatcagtgtgggaaaggcTTTTCACAGCACGGAAATCTgaaaaggcataaaagaacacatactggagagaagccctacgaatgtaatcagtgtgggaaagccttttcacaattgtATAGtatccacattcataaaagaacacatactggagagaaaccctatgaatgtaatcaatgtggtaaagccttttcacaattgaaGACtctccacattcataaaagaacacatactggagagaaaccctatgaatgtagtcaatgtggtaaagccttttcaaacctcAATACACTCCAgttgcataaaagaacacatactggagagaaaccctacaaatgtactCAGTGTGGGAGAGgcttttcacaacacggaaatCTGGaagggcataaaagaacacacactggggagaaaccctatgaatgtaatcaatgtggtaaggCCTTTGGATTTCATAGTGGTCTtaagaggcatgaaagaattcatactgcaaAGAAACCATGGCAAAGTGTtcagtgtggtaaatccttttcaaaCTCCAGTAGtcttcaaatacat contains these protein-coding regions:
- the LOC132650770 gene encoding zinc finger protein 239-like; the protein is MHRRTHTGEKPFECNQCGKGFSQHGNLKRHKRTHTGEKPYECNQCGKAFSQLYSIHIHKRTHTGEKPYECNQCGKAFSQLKTLHIHKRTHTGEKPYECSQCGKAFSNLNTLQLHKRTHTGEKPYKCTQCGRGFSQHGNLEGNLHRHERIHTGVKPYEGNQRGKPFSQSSSLQVHKRTHTRENPLGKSGCRSSFSSVVLQLQNLEAGKTVHWGSPATAAEVGGRYRCLMGSVVETLQQSAVLGDLYSQLPSS